Part of the Polaribacter sp. Hel1_33_78 genome is shown below.
ATGTAATTCCTAAAATAATTCTATAGTAACCAAAAATTTTAAACCCTTTTCTACTTAAATAATCAATGAAAGATTTAATCGCGATTAAAGCAACTATAAAAGCTACAATATTACCAATAATTAGATAATTAATTTGATCTGAAGAAAGTTCGAAACCTGCTTTATAATAGTCGTAACTTTTTTTTGCAGTAGCTCCCAACATTGTTGGAACTGCCAAAAAGAAAGAAAATTCTGCTGCAGTTTTTCTATTAATTTTTTGCGTCATTCCTCCTACAATGCTTGCTCCACTTCTCGAGGTACCAGGAATCATCGCTAAACATTGAAAAAAACCAATTTTTAAAGCATTCGCATAACTTATTTCTGTGTGTTCATTTGGATTTTTCTCATCAAATTCTTCATTTCCCTTAAACCATTCATCAACTTTTAATAGAATGAAACCTCCTATTATTAGAGAAATTGCCACAGTAATTGGGCTTTCTAATAAACTATCTATTACATCATTTAATAATAAGCCTAAAACAACTGCGGGTATAAATGCCACTAATAGTTTAAAATAAAAATCAAAACTTTGAAAAAAACGTTTCCAATATAAAACGACCACGGATAAAATGGCCCCTAATTGAATAACAATAGTAAAAAGTTTGGTAAAATCATCCGTTGCAATTCGCATAAAAGATGATGCTATAATCATGTGACCTGTTGATGATACCGGTAAAAACTCT
Proteins encoded:
- a CDS encoding undecaprenyl-diphosphate phosphatase — protein: MNLLETIILAVIEGITEFLPVSSTGHMIIASSFMRIATDDFTKLFTIVIQLGAILSVVVLYWKRFFQSFDFYFKLLVAFIPAVVLGLLLNDVIDSLLESPITVAISLIIGGFILLKVDEWFKGNEEFDEKNPNEHTEISYANALKIGFFQCLAMIPGTSRSGASIVGGMTQKINRKTAAEFSFFLAVPTMLGATAKKSYDYYKAGFELSSDQINYLIIGNIVAFIVALIAIKSFIDYLSRKGFKIFGYYRIILGITLLIIHFFIYRLTI